The Litorilinea aerophila genome has a window encoding:
- a CDS encoding riboflavin synthase produces MFTGIVEEVGTVLQLQRRGQDAVLTIQARQVLEGTRPGDSIAVNGVCLTVIDLGPARFSVDLSQETLARSTLGRLLRGAPVNLERALAVGGRLGGHFVQGHVDGTGVVQRVTGAGRGKVIRIQAPAEVLRYIVHKGFIAVDGMSLTAVDPDGGGFQVAFIPHTLAHSVAQFYRPGTRVNLEADILAKYAERLLAGQETEDLAAKMLT; encoded by the coding sequence ATGTTTACCGGAATCGTGGAAGAAGTCGGCACCGTGCTCCAGCTCCAGCGCCGGGGACAGGACGCGGTGCTCACCATCCAGGCCCGCCAGGTGCTGGAGGGCACCCGGCCAGGCGACAGCATCGCGGTCAACGGCGTCTGCCTCACGGTCATCGACCTGGGCCCGGCCCGTTTCAGCGTGGACCTGAGCCAGGAGACCCTGGCCCGGTCCACCCTGGGCCGCCTGCTCCGGGGCGCCCCGGTCAACCTGGAGCGGGCCCTGGCCGTGGGCGGGCGCCTGGGGGGACACTTCGTCCAGGGCCACGTGGACGGCACCGGCGTGGTCCAGCGGGTGACCGGCGCAGGACGGGGCAAAGTCATCCGCATCCAGGCGCCGGCGGAGGTGCTGCGCTACATCGTCCACAAAGGCTTCATCGCCGTGGACGGCATGAGCCTCACCGCGGTGGACCCCGACGGCGGCGGCTTTCAGGTGGCCTTCATCCCCCACACCCTGGCCCACAGTGTGGCCCAGTTCTACCGGCCGGGCACCCGGGTCAACCTGGAGGCCGATATCCTGGCCAAGTATGCGGAGCGGCTGCTGGCCGGGCAGGAAACCGAAGACCTGGCTGCAAAGATGTTGACATAA
- a CDS encoding bifunctional 3,4-dihydroxy-2-butanone-4-phosphate synthase/GTP cyclohydrolase II codes for MNQWHTNQSSALRAGEAGQVDFPRSTVAQAVEAFRAGRMVIVVDDAARENEGDVMVAAERVTPGAINFMARHARGLICVALPPERLQALQLPPMVADNQTHHGTAFTVSVEAAHGVTTGISAADRARTIQVLMDPHSTPADLVRPGHVFPLAARPGGVLVRPGHTEAGVDLARMAGLRPGAVICEVMNDDGTMARLPDLVRFADRHGLPLITIADLAEYRLRTEQVVQPVAQAGLPTHYGDFRLHLFHDPTGDQQHVALVLGSWQPHEPVLVRVHSECLTGDVFGSQRCDCGEQLQQALAQMGALGRGVLLYMRQEGRGIGLANKIRAYALQETGLDTVEANEHLGFPADLRHYGIAAQILRAVGVRRVRLLTNNPAKIQALGRYGLEVVERVPLVVPPGRHNRHYLQTKRSKLGHLLGSQER; via the coding sequence ATGAACCAGTGGCATACGAACCAGAGCAGCGCCCTGCGGGCCGGGGAAGCCGGCCAGGTCGACTTCCCCCGCAGCACCGTCGCCCAGGCGGTGGAGGCTTTCCGGGCCGGGCGCATGGTCATCGTGGTGGATGATGCGGCCCGGGAAAATGAAGGAGATGTGATGGTGGCCGCGGAGCGGGTCACGCCGGGGGCCATCAACTTCATGGCCCGCCACGCCCGGGGGCTGATCTGCGTGGCCCTGCCCCCGGAACGGCTGCAGGCGCTCCAGCTTCCGCCCATGGTGGCAGACAACCAGACCCACCACGGCACGGCCTTCACCGTGAGCGTGGAGGCGGCCCACGGCGTCACCACCGGCATCAGCGCCGCCGACCGGGCCCGCACCATCCAGGTGCTGATGGACCCCCACAGCACGCCGGCAGACCTGGTGCGGCCGGGGCACGTCTTCCCCCTGGCCGCCCGGCCGGGCGGTGTGCTGGTCCGCCCTGGCCACACAGAGGCCGGCGTGGATCTGGCCCGGATGGCCGGCCTGCGTCCCGGCGCGGTGATCTGCGAGGTGATGAACGACGACGGCACCATGGCCCGCCTGCCGGATCTGGTGCGCTTTGCCGACCGCCACGGGCTGCCCCTCATCACCATCGCGGATCTGGCGGAATATCGGTTGCGGACCGAGCAGGTGGTGCAGCCGGTGGCCCAGGCCGGGCTGCCCACCCACTACGGTGACTTCCGGCTGCACCTCTTCCACGACCCTACCGGCGACCAGCAACACGTGGCCCTGGTGTTGGGAAGCTGGCAGCCCCACGAGCCGGTGCTGGTGCGGGTGCACAGCGAGTGCCTGACGGGTGACGTCTTCGGCAGTCAGCGGTGCGACTGCGGCGAGCAGTTGCAGCAGGCCCTGGCCCAGATGGGGGCCCTGGGGCGGGGGGTGCTCCTCTACATGCGCCAGGAGGGCCGGGGCATTGGCCTGGCCAACAAGATTCGGGCATATGCCCTGCAGGAAACGGGCCTGGACACGGTGGAGGCCAACGAGCACCTGGGCTTTCCGGCGGACCTGCGCCACTATGGCATCGCCGCGCAGATCCTGCGGGCGGTGGGGGTGCGCCGGGTGCGCCTCCTGACCAATAACCCGGCCAAGATCCAGGCCCTGGGCCGCTACGGGCTGGAGGTGGTGGAGCGGGTGCCCCTGGTGGTGCCGCCGGGCCGCCACAACCGGCACTACCTGCAGACCAAGCGGAGCAAACTGGGCCACCTGCTGGGAAGCCAGGAACGGTGA
- the ribH gene encoding 6,7-dimethyl-8-ribityllumazine synthase produces the protein MGNSYTGHYVATGHRYVIVVSRWNEFITAKLLEGARDTLVRHGVEPAQIDEIWVPGSFEIPAVALKAVRSGRYDGVICLGCLIRGGTIHFDLIAAEVAKGVAQVGLQQGDVPVTFGVLTTENIEQAIERAGSKAGNKGAEAALAAIEMVNLYRALAT, from the coding sequence ATGGGCAACAGCTACACCGGCCACTACGTGGCTACAGGCCACCGCTACGTCATCGTGGTGAGCCGCTGGAACGAATTCATCACCGCCAAGCTGCTGGAGGGCGCGCGGGACACCCTGGTGCGCCATGGGGTGGAGCCGGCTCAGATCGATGAAATCTGGGTGCCGGGCAGCTTCGAAATTCCGGCCGTGGCCCTCAAGGCGGTGCGCAGCGGCCGCTACGACGGGGTCATCTGCCTGGGCTGCCTGATCCGGGGTGGCACCATCCACTTTGACCTGATTGCGGCCGAGGTGGCCAAGGGGGTGGCCCAGGTGGGCCTGCAACAGGGCGACGTCCCTGTGACCTTCGGCGTCCTCACCACCGAGAACATCGAACAGGCCATCGAGCGGGCGGGGAGCAAGGCCGGCAACAAGGGGGCCGAGGCGGCCCTGGCCGCCATCGAGATGGTGAACCTGTACCGGGCGTTGGCGACCTGA
- the cas2e gene encoding type I-E CRISPR-associated endoribonuclease Cas2e: protein MVVMILERVPASLRGELSRWLIEPHPGVFIGHVSGMVRDRLWEKCCRRRDTGGILQAWSTNNEQRFTIRTYGDTRRAIVDFEGLQLVCVKPVQNSRK, encoded by the coding sequence ATGGTGGTGATGATTCTTGAGCGGGTGCCTGCCTCGTTGCGGGGTGAACTGAGCCGCTGGCTCATCGAGCCCCACCCGGGGGTATTCATCGGGCACGTGTCGGGCATGGTGCGGGATCGCCTGTGGGAGAAGTGCTGTCGGCGTCGGGACACAGGGGGCATTCTGCAGGCGTGGTCGACAAACAACGAGCAGCGGTTTACAATACGGACCTACGGGGACACCCGGCGGGCCATCGTGGATTTTGAAGGTTTGCAATTGGTGTGCGTGAAACCTGTGCAAAACTCGCGCAAATAG
- the cas1e gene encoding type I-E CRISPR-associated endonuclease Cas1e, which produces MRIQDLHELPKLRDGLSYLYLEHGRIDRRARAVEFINQEGRVLIPVASLAVLMLGPGTSITHEAIKTLADNGCLVNWCGEEGVRFYAQGVGETRKGYRLIRQAELVSDPARRLEVVRRMYQFRFEEELDPALTLQQIRGMEGARVRRAYAEASRRYGVFWMGRAYDRGRWYAADPINRALSAANACLNGLCHAAIVSAGYSPGLGFIHTGKMLSFVYDVADLYKTRLTVPLAFRLTAESPMQVETRVRHACRDLFHRERLLGRILDDIDQLLNLTRPMTRGQADLTVDVDADPALPGELWAPEEEDDTVAGGVNYGGDDS; this is translated from the coding sequence ATGCGCATCCAAGATCTCCACGAGCTGCCCAAACTGCGGGACGGGCTCAGCTACCTGTACCTGGAGCACGGCCGCATCGACCGCCGGGCCCGGGCTGTGGAATTCATCAACCAGGAGGGCCGGGTCCTGATCCCGGTGGCTTCCCTGGCCGTGCTCATGTTGGGGCCGGGCACCTCCATCACCCACGAGGCCATCAAGACGCTGGCGGACAACGGCTGTCTGGTCAACTGGTGTGGCGAAGAAGGGGTGCGTTTCTACGCCCAGGGGGTGGGCGAGACCCGCAAGGGGTATCGCCTGATCCGCCAGGCGGAACTGGTGAGCGACCCCGCCCGCCGGCTGGAAGTCGTCCGTCGCATGTATCAGTTTCGTTTTGAAGAAGAGCTGGACCCTGCCCTGACCCTGCAACAGATCCGGGGCATGGAGGGGGCGCGGGTGCGCCGGGCCTACGCGGAGGCCAGCCGGCGCTATGGCGTCTTCTGGATGGGGCGGGCCTACGACCGGGGGCGCTGGTATGCGGCGGACCCCATCAACCGGGCCCTGTCCGCGGCCAACGCCTGCCTCAACGGCCTCTGCCATGCGGCCATCGTGTCGGCCGGCTACTCGCCCGGCCTGGGCTTCATCCACACGGGCAAGATGCTCTCCTTTGTCTACGACGTGGCCGACCTGTACAAAACCCGGCTGACGGTGCCCCTGGCCTTCCGGCTGACGGCCGAATCGCCCATGCAGGTGGAGACTCGGGTGCGCCATGCCTGTCGGGATCTCTTTCACCGGGAGCGGCTGTTGGGGCGCATTTTAGACGACATCGACCAGTTGTTAAACCTGACCCGGCCCATGACCCGGGGGCAGGCAGATCTGACCGTGGATGTGGATGCGGACCCGGCCCTGCCGGGCGAGCTGTGGGCACCGGAAGAGGAAGACGACACCGTGGCGGGGGGCGTGAACTATGGTGGTGATGATTCTTGA
- the cas6e gene encoding type I-E CRISPR-associated protein Cas6/Cse3/CasE produces MYLSRLILNPRSRQVQAEIAHPYEMHRTVLRAFAEDLSQTRERVLFRLDVHPRTGLPTLLVQSQTGPDWSHLAAGSYLLPPDLLPPGEVNPGVKEVELAFRPGQMLAFRLLANPTKRLGKQAGPDKGKRVGLYRPEEQLAWLHRKGEQHGFQVLTAIPTAQRRTDDHRRQLKFLSVCFDGVLKVLEPERFLAAVHQGIGSGKAFGFGLLSLAPPR; encoded by the coding sequence ATGTATCTCTCACGCCTGATACTCAACCCCCGCAGCCGCCAGGTGCAGGCGGAGATCGCCCACCCCTACGAGATGCACCGGACGGTATTGCGGGCCTTCGCTGAGGATCTCTCCCAGACCAGGGAGCGGGTCCTCTTCCGCCTGGACGTCCACCCGCGCACCGGCCTGCCCACCCTGCTGGTCCAGTCCCAGACCGGGCCGGACTGGTCTCACCTGGCCGCCGGGTCGTATCTGCTGCCGCCGGATCTGCTGCCCCCTGGGGAGGTGAATCCCGGGGTGAAGGAAGTGGAGCTGGCCTTTCGTCCCGGCCAGATGCTGGCCTTCCGGCTGCTGGCCAACCCCACCAAACGCCTGGGAAAGCAGGCCGGCCCGGACAAGGGCAAGCGGGTGGGCCTCTACCGGCCGGAGGAGCAACTGGCCTGGCTCCACCGCAAGGGGGAACAGCACGGCTTCCAGGTGCTCACGGCCATCCCCACGGCCCAACGGCGGACCGATGACCACCGGCGTCAGCTCAAGTTCCTCAGCGTCTGCTTCGACGGGGTGCTGAAGGTGCTGGAGCCGGAGCGCTTCCTGGCGGCCGTCCACCAGGGCATCGGCAGTGGCAAGGCCTTTGGCTTTGGCCTCCTCTCCCTGGCGCCGCCCCGCTGA
- the cas5e gene encoding type I-E CRISPR-associated protein Cas5/CasD, translated as MSVLLLRLCGPMQSWGVQSRFTVRDTGLEPSKSGVVGLLCAALGRPRIAPVADLAALRMGVRVDREGRLAVDYHTAQNVYRAKGGIKETELSTRYYLADACFLVGLEGEDDALLRRLHQALRDPHWPLYLGRKAFVPGRPPWLADGLRPGEDLLETLARYPRLASPRRGERPQMRLVLEDPNGSEVRPDQPISFAQRRFAPRRVRVTFIDPPPAGPDDAEPPDTDRA; from the coding sequence ATGAGCGTGCTGTTGCTGCGTCTCTGCGGCCCCATGCAGTCCTGGGGTGTCCAGAGCCGCTTCACCGTGCGAGACACCGGCCTGGAACCCTCCAAGAGTGGAGTGGTGGGCCTGCTCTGCGCCGCGCTGGGGCGCCCCCGCATCGCGCCCGTGGCGGACCTGGCCGCGCTGCGCATGGGTGTGCGGGTGGACCGGGAGGGGCGGCTGGCCGTTGACTACCACACCGCCCAGAACGTCTACCGGGCCAAGGGTGGCATCAAGGAGACGGAGCTCTCCACCCGCTACTATCTGGCCGACGCCTGTTTCCTGGTGGGGCTGGAAGGGGAAGATGACGCCCTGCTGCGCCGCCTGCACCAGGCCCTGCGGGACCCCCACTGGCCCCTCTACCTGGGGCGCAAGGCCTTCGTGCCCGGTCGACCTCCCTGGCTGGCCGACGGCCTGCGGCCGGGTGAAGACTTGCTGGAGACCCTGGCCCGGTACCCCCGGCTCGCTTCACCCCGGCGTGGAGAGCGGCCCCAGATGCGCCTGGTGTTGGAGGATCCCAACGGTAGCGAAGTGCGACCCGATCAGCCCATCTCCTTCGCCCAGCGTCGCTTCGCGCCCCGGCGGGTGCGGGTCACCTTCATCGACCCGCCGCCCGCCGGGCCGGACGACGCCGAACCCCCGGACACAGACCGGGCTTAG